The following are from one region of the Stanieria sp. NIES-3757 genome:
- a CDS encoding zinc/iron permease: MFPLWLKAGFWGLVGGSALLLGSAVGYYAKIPQKAIAGVMAFGAGVLISALAFELMDEAYRRGGFDSTAIGFISGAVVYTGANWLLAHRGAKHRKRSGGQQPSEEENSGSGMAIAVGALLDGIPESIVIGVSMIGGAVVSWVTVAAVFLSNVPEGLSSAAGMKKAGRSPAYIFGVWGGISIISGIAALLGYALFSHFSQEVIAATTAIAAGAILAMITDTMIPEAFEQAHDFAGLIVVLGFLTAFILSKLA; encoded by the coding sequence ATGTTTCCACTTTGGTTAAAAGCAGGTTTTTGGGGTTTGGTTGGTGGTTCAGCACTGCTATTAGGTTCAGCGGTGGGTTATTACGCTAAAATTCCCCAGAAAGCGATTGCTGGGGTGATGGCTTTTGGTGCTGGTGTATTAATTTCAGCATTAGCATTTGAACTGATGGATGAAGCTTATCGGCGTGGCGGTTTTGATTCGACAGCGATTGGGTTTATCAGTGGTGCAGTTGTATATACAGGAGCAAACTGGTTACTTGCCCATCGAGGGGCAAAACATCGTAAACGTTCGGGAGGACAACAACCATCAGAGGAAGAAAACAGTGGTAGTGGAATGGCGATCGCTGTCGGGGCATTACTCGATGGTATTCCAGAATCTATTGTGATTGGTGTAAGTATGATTGGAGGAGCAGTTGTAAGTTGGGTTACAGTGGCAGCAGTGTTTCTTTCTAATGTTCCTGAAGGGCTTTCAAGTGCTGCTGGCATGAAAAAAGCAGGACGTTCCCCAGCTTACATTTTTGGCGTATGGGGAGGTATCAGCATTATTTCTGGTATAGCAGCACTTCTAGGCTATGCTTTGTTCAGTCACTTTTCACAAGAAGTCATTGCTGCAACTACTGCCATCGCAGCAGGTGCTATTTTAGCGATGATTACAGACACGATGATTCCTGAAGCTTTCGAGCAAGCCCATGATTTTGCTGGGCTAATTGTTGTTTTGGGGTTTTTGACTGCTTTTATTCTTAGTAAGCTGGCTTGA
- a CDS encoding acetyltransferase, with amino-acid sequence MTKLLSIKNPTKYEIDRIVNSIVLAFSLDPVARWMYPLPHNYLQNFPNFVKKFGGKALDTKTVYYTDDYSGAAFWLPPQTEPDSEAICAFLQATIPEQQQEEVFALLEQMGNYHPDESHWYLGILGVEPTQQKKGYGSMLIKQILQKCDRERTIAYLESSNPINISFYEKHGFEVIGKIQAGESPTIFPMLRYPR; translated from the coding sequence ATGACAAAATTATTATCCATTAAAAATCCCACAAAATACGAGATAGATCGAATAGTAAATTCAATCGTACTTGCCTTTAGTCTAGATCCTGTAGCTCGTTGGATGTATCCCTTACCACATAATTATCTTCAAAATTTTCCCAATTTTGTCAAGAAATTTGGTGGTAAAGCCCTCGATACCAAGACAGTTTACTACACTGATGATTATTCAGGTGCAGCTTTTTGGCTTCCTCCTCAAACCGAGCCTGATAGTGAAGCAATATGTGCGTTCTTGCAAGCAACCATACCTGAACAGCAACAAGAAGAAGTCTTTGCCTTGTTGGAGCAGATGGGCAATTATCACCCTGATGAGTCTCATTGGTACTTAGGAATTCTTGGTGTAGAACCGACTCAACAGAAAAAGGGATATGGTTCGATGTTGATCAAGCAGATACTCCAAAAGTGCGATCGCGAACGAACAATTGCCTATCTTGAATCTTCTAATCCAATCAACATCTCATTTTATGAAAAACATGGCTTTGAGGTAATCGGTAAAATTCAAGCTGGAGAGTCACCAACCATTTTTCCTATGTTACGCTACCCACGATAG
- a CDS encoding MgtC/SapB transporter, translating into MFFSSDDWQTLIFRTGMALLVGSLLGFNRQRNGRPAGLRTYMIVSLGAALFVMIPLQAEQDIGYPSSNALSRTIQGVASGVGFLGAGIILQQSHHELNKIEIKGLTSAATIWLAAGLGAAAGCGLWRMVLVGILFSLLTLSGVKRLKKTNPLLSKKNNSKTIKIVKQKNIVKDERY; encoded by the coding sequence ATGTTTTTTAGTTCAGATGATTGGCAAACTCTGATTTTTAGAACAGGCATGGCTTTACTAGTGGGAAGTTTACTAGGATTTAATCGTCAGCGTAATGGTAGACCTGCGGGATTAAGAACATATATGATTGTTAGCTTGGGAGCAGCCTTGTTTGTCATGATTCCTTTACAAGCTGAACAGGATATTGGCTACCCCTCATCTAATGCTCTTAGTCGGACTATTCAGGGAGTTGCTTCAGGTGTAGGCTTTTTAGGTGCAGGAATTATTTTGCAACAATCCCATCACGAACTCAATAAAATTGAAATCAAAGGATTAACTTCTGCTGCCACAATTTGGCTAGCAGCAGGATTAGGTGCAGCAGCAGGTTGTGGATTGTGGCGGATGGTTTTAGTAGGTATTTTATTTTCTTTATTAACTCTTAGTGGTGTTAAAAGACTTAAAAAAACTAATCCCTTACTTTCTAAGAAAAACAATTCAAAAACAATAAAAATAGTTAAACAAAAAAATATAGTTAAGGATGAGCGATATTAA
- a CDS encoding hypothetical protein (protein of unknown function DUF88) — MNRLFVAIYIDLENIPCSKFQLKALIKQLELESNEGNYSAIKPVFSIKRAYGLLDSVNTDFKKQLSELGFYMIHTIRIGEKKNRADLFISIDAFESLYLNNPNINRYIFLTSDSDFTVIGEKLRTYGKDVWLVCRKQDRERAILSNAFDKLLYLEDYYESEQNSLQKRDKSDEQENDELAKKAFIEVLKTIDPDKLPCNISVIHDRMKLSDPGLDMRNTSFKSFKTLVNFFEGQKMIETQPGEANKPWLLVAIPREEII; from the coding sequence ATGAACAGATTATTTGTAGCAATTTATATCGATCTTGAAAACATACCGTGCAGTAAGTTTCAATTAAAAGCATTAATTAAACAATTAGAGTTAGAGTCCAACGAAGGCAATTATTCGGCTATCAAACCAGTCTTCTCAATCAAAAGAGCTTATGGTTTATTAGATTCTGTTAATACGGATTTCAAAAAACAACTGTCAGAACTTGGATTCTACATGATTCATACAATTCGTATTGGCGAAAAGAAGAATAGAGCGGATCTGTTTATTAGTATTGACGCTTTCGAGTCTCTTTATCTAAATAATCCTAATATTAATCGCTACATATTTTTGACCAGTGATTCTGACTTTACCGTGATTGGAGAAAAGCTGAGAACTTATGGCAAGGATGTCTGGCTTGTTTGTAGAAAACAGGATCGAGAAAGAGCTATCTTGTCAAACGCATTTGATAAATTGCTTTATTTAGAAGATTATTATGAGTCTGAACAAAATTCTCTTCAAAAGAGAGATAAAAGCGATGAACAAGAGAATGATGAACTTGCGAAAAAAGCTTTTATTGAAGTGCTTAAAACCATCGATCCAGATAAACTTCCTTGTAATATCTCAGTCATTCACGATCGCATGAAATTGTCAGATCCAGGACTTGATATGAGAAATACAAGCTTTAAAAGCTTTAAAACCCTGGTTAATTTTTTTGAGGGACAAAAAATGATCGAAACACAGCCTGGAGAAGCTAATAAACCTTGGTTGTTGGTTGCTATTCCTAGAGAAGAAATAATCTAG